In a single window of the Scyliorhinus canicula chromosome 1, sScyCan1.1, whole genome shotgun sequence genome:
- the LOC119962034 gene encoding histone H2B-like, with the protein MGEKKCKLSRKESYSIYIYKALKQVHLDPGISSSAMSVINSFVNDIFEHITCGSSHLIRSSKRQIISSWEIQTTNRLLLPRELAKHAASEGTKAVTKFMS; encoded by the coding sequence ATGGGCGAGAAGAAGTGCAAGCTGAGCCGGAAGGAGAGCTACAGCATCTACATCTACAAGGCGCTGAAGCAGGTGCACCTGGACCCGGGCATCTCCTCCTCGGCCATGAGTGTCATCAACTCGTTCGTCAATGACATCTTCGAGCACATCACCTGCGGGTCCTCCCACCTCATCCGCTCCAGCAAGCGGCAGATCATCTCTTCCTGGGAGATCCAGACCACCAACCGCCTCCTGCTGCCCCGTGAGCTGGCCAAGCACGCTGCCTCCGAGGGCACCAAGGCGGTCACCAAGTTCATGAGCTGA